DNA from Rosa rugosa chromosome 6, drRosRugo1.1, whole genome shotgun sequence:
GAAAATGTACAAGTGTCATGGTGAAGTATCACCATCCATTAAGGCGAAATAAAATATGAATATACCAAGCTACTCTGCACTAAAAGCAACAAAGAAGATGGAGAAAGCCAAAAGCCTACCTGTAGGTGGTACAAAATCTCATGGTTCAATGGGAGCTTCTCATCAATAACGAGGTCAAGATAACTCCGGATCTCGCGGAGCCTAGCATCCAACCCCTTCAAAGCTGTGAGCTTCCCAGTAACCTGTACAAGACATGAAAATTAAGTATCTTGTATTGCCTCTTCTGAGTATACACACCATAATCCAGTACAAACACATCTTGTGTCTATGTACAagtgaaaaactgaaaaagcTAATTGCAAATCTAATCAAACATACCTCTGTTGCAAGAGTGCTGATGGTTGTATCCTTCACATCTCTAAGCAAGTGTTCCACTCCTACAGATGGTAACAATTTCATTAAAACGAGAAGGACGTAATCTAGTTGAATCCCACCCACCCACAAAGGAAAGCAATGAAATAATTTGCATGCAACATAACAGAAGTCCTTTAGATTCAAAGGGCATACCGATCTCCTCAACTTCATGCGCAGCAATTTCAGAGGGTACATGAACGAACACCTTCTGGCTTTTCTGGGTAGCATTCTGTAATTACATTGAAATAAATTTTCACATGTGTAGCGTAAAAAGCAATACAAATCAAAAGACCTAACCTAAGAGTACCATTTCTAACAGCCTAGCAATACAAgacaaatacaaaaaaaaggTATTAAGATTGTGACTCTACCTCTTTAACCTCTTCAACAGCACAGTAAGCTTTTGTGGGTATTCCCAGCTCCTTAGGTTGGACATCAATTATGACCAGGACAGGATTTGGAACATAGCTACATCAAAAGAAAAGCAATATACCATCAAATGAATAACTGATTAAGTGAAAAAAGATAGAGAGAGGAGTTGAGATCAAGAAAGGAGACGGTCATTCTTGTCGCCAAATTATACTATTCTTTTGTCTATCACCGGAAAATTAAGTAAGCACTTCGCAGAGTGAAAAGAGATAAAAAGGAGGGAAAGTACAGTTTTTCAGGGAGAAGAAGTACAAGATTACTCCTAATGATTGAAATctaattcagtttctctaactTTAATTTTAACAGTATGAACCTTACATTTCTCAATTTAATTCAATGTTGTCTGTCCAACTAAATTTTAATCACGTTAAATATTAGAAACAATCATGATATTCCAATGGATTTTCAAGTCCAAGTAAAACTGCATTGCATAGGGTTGGTAATCTTACTCAGTAAACAAACTGTGAACGTCTAAGTCATTTTCTCGCAACTTTGGGCCCGTGCTGTACCATCCCACAACATGCTCCTTTGCTGAAAAAAAGTTCTACTGTCAATTTTCCATCACATCAAATAACACACATCTGGTTAAAAAAAGACGGATATGATAACTAGTACCATTAATTCtcttcgacatagaatacatggcttcatggtagttgtgatcaAGAAACCAGATACTTGGGTCCTTGTCATCTTCTTCAAAGGGCACTGTGAAACGAGATTGTAAAGTTTACATCAGTCACAAAGTAATTTGTTTGATGTCGAAAC
Protein-coding regions in this window:
- the LOC133717186 gene encoding 26S proteasome non-ATPase regulatory subunit 7 homolog A, with protein sequence MDVIKTQQISARPIEKVIVHPLVLLSIVDNYNRVAKDTRKRVVGVLLGSSYRGTVDVSNSYAVPFEEDDKDPSIWFLDHNYHEAMYSMSKRINAKEHVVGWYSTGPKLRENDLDVHSLFTDYVPNPVLVIIDVQPKELGIPTKAYCAVEEVKENATQKSQKVFVHVPSEIAAHEVEEIGVEHLLRDVKDTTISTLATEVTGKLTALKGLDARLREIRSYLDLVIDEKLPLNHEILYHLQDVFNLLPNLNVSELIKGFAVKTNDMMLVIYLSSLIRSVIALHNLINNKMQNKEHEKAEDSKPVPVPAAAS